One genomic segment of Pelagerythrobacter marensis includes these proteins:
- a CDS encoding PspC domain-containing protein, translating into MSRLDHHHDDRTAVTPDRNFRLDKGNAKLFGVCGGIANYFETDPTWVRIAFVAGTLIGFGSLILVYLAIALIAD; encoded by the coding sequence ATGAGCCGGCTCGACCACCACCACGACGACAGGACCGCAGTGACGCCGGACCGCAATTTTCGCCTCGACAAGGGCAATGCCAAGCTGTTCGGCGTATGCGGGGGGATCGCAAACTACTTCGAAACCGATCCGACCTGGGTTCGGATCGCCTTCGTCGCCGGCACGCTGATCGGGTTCGGATCGCTGATCCTGGTTTATCTCGCCATCGCATTGATCGCCGATTGA
- a CDS encoding recombination protein F, whose amino-acid sequence MQSFNDMSNRVIAAVSAFAVSAVFFAAAIVPASPAGILV is encoded by the coding sequence ATGCAATCGTTCAACGACATGAGCAACCGGGTCATCGCCGCGGTTTCCGCCTTCGCCGTTTCGGCCGTCTTCTTCGCCGCAGCGATCGTCCCCGCCAGCCCCGCCGGTATCCTGGTATGA
- the recF gene encoding DNA replication/repair protein RecF (All proteins in this family for which functions are known are DNA-binding proteins that assist the filamentation of RecA onto DNA for the initiation of recombination or recombinational repair.), translating into MTLDLISLSDFRNHARSELSGTAHFNLLTGENGAGKTNVLEALSLLAPGRGLRRAPVAEMALADGAGGFAIGATLADSGGEPVRLGTFVRPDRPNRRLVQVNGAEASAASLGEWLALSWLTPAMDRLFADSAGGRRRFVDRMALALDPSHARHATRYEAALRERNRLLGDDAPPDPVWLDGVERHLAEHGSALAQGRSRTIAAVAGALASFPDEPFARPTLAYAAGGPVERADLAEALRENRRRDRQAGRTLIGPHRDDMAVVMAGKDMPAAICSTGEQKAMLIAITLAHAELAAQGRPGVLLLDEVAAHLDPVRREALFDRLRTGGSQVWLTGTEPTPFAAIAEEAAMWTVERGQVARR; encoded by the coding sequence ATGACGCTCGATCTCATCTCCCTTTCCGACTTCCGCAATCATGCCCGCAGCGAGCTGTCGGGCACTGCCCATTTCAACCTCCTCACCGGGGAAAACGGTGCGGGGAAGACCAACGTTCTGGAAGCGCTGTCGTTGCTCGCGCCCGGCCGGGGGCTACGGCGCGCACCGGTGGCGGAAATGGCGCTGGCCGATGGCGCGGGCGGATTCGCGATCGGCGCCACCCTGGCCGACAGCGGGGGGGAACCGGTGCGGCTGGGCACCTTCGTCCGCCCCGACCGCCCCAACCGCCGGCTGGTTCAGGTCAATGGCGCGGAAGCGAGCGCGGCGAGCCTGGGCGAATGGCTGGCGCTGAGCTGGCTGACCCCGGCGATGGATCGCCTTTTCGCCGATAGCGCAGGCGGGCGGCGGCGCTTTGTCGACCGCATGGCCCTCGCGCTCGATCCCTCCCACGCCCGCCATGCGACCCGCTACGAAGCTGCCCTGCGCGAACGCAACCGGCTGCTGGGCGACGATGCCCCGCCCGATCCGGTGTGGCTCGACGGGGTGGAACGGCATCTGGCCGAACACGGCAGCGCGCTGGCCCAGGGGCGATCGCGCACCATCGCCGCGGTGGCGGGCGCGCTGGCTTCATTCCCGGACGAACCTTTCGCCCGCCCCACCCTCGCCTATGCGGCCGGGGGCCCGGTCGAACGGGCAGACCTTGCCGAGGCCCTGCGCGAAAATCGCCGCCGCGACCGGCAGGCTGGACGGACCCTGATCGGTCCGCATCGTGACGACATGGCGGTTGTCATGGCGGGAAAGGACATGCCCGCTGCGATCTGTTCGACCGGAGAGCAGAAGGCGATGCTGATCGCGATCACCCTCGCCCATGCCGAACTCGCGGCGCAGGGACGGCCCGGCGTGCTCCTGCTCGACGAAGTGGCCGCGCATCTCGACCCGGTCCGGCGAGAGGCGCTGTTCGATCGGCTGCGCACCGGCGGCTCGCAAGTCTGGCTGACCGGCACCGAGCCGACCCCGTTCGCCGCCATCGCAGAAGAGGCGGCGATGTGGACGGTCGAACGCGGGCAGGTCGCCCGGCGCTAG
- a CDS encoding arylesterase: MRLARSSIIAAFLLAGCGSGDAPPREVAGQEEIATEAAPVSGPERRILAFGNSLFAGYNLDEGESYPARLENALRARGIDARIANAGVSGDTSAAGLQRLTFTLDAQDRAPDLVILELGGNDLLRGLQPAETQANLAQMLEILRQRDIPVLLMGMRAPPNYGPEFQQAFDALYPALAEEYDADLVPFFLEPVYDRPELIQPDRIHPTAEGIEALVAATAGAVVTALPDDEADSGS, translated from the coding sequence ATGCGTCTCGCCCGTTCGTCGATCATTGCCGCTTTTCTGCTGGCCGGGTGCGGCAGCGGCGATGCGCCGCCGCGCGAAGTTGCGGGGCAGGAGGAAATTGCGACCGAGGCAGCCCCGGTCAGTGGGCCGGAACGGCGCATTCTGGCGTTTGGGAACAGCCTGTTTGCCGGATACAATCTGGACGAAGGGGAAAGCTATCCCGCGCGGCTGGAAAACGCGCTTCGGGCACGCGGGATAGATGCCCGGATCGCCAATGCCGGCGTTTCCGGCGATACCAGCGCGGCGGGCCTGCAGCGGCTGACTTTCACGCTCGACGCGCAGGATCGCGCGCCCGACCTGGTGATTCTGGAACTGGGGGGCAATGATCTGCTTCGCGGCCTTCAGCCGGCGGAAACGCAGGCCAATCTGGCGCAGATGCTGGAAATCCTGCGGCAGCGCGACATTCCGGTCCTGTTGATGGGAATGCGCGCGCCGCCCAATTACGGGCCGGAATTCCAGCAGGCATTCGATGCGCTCTATCCCGCGCTGGCGGAGGAATATGATGCCGATCTGGTGCCGTTCTTTCTTGAGCCGGTCTATGATCGGCCAGAGCTGATCCAGCCCGACCGCATTCATCCCACAGCCGAAGGGATCGAGGCTCTCGTCGCGGCAACGGCCGGCGCCGTGGTCACGGCCCTGCCGGACGACGAAGCGGATAGCGGTAGCTGA
- a CDS encoding ABC transporter ATP-binding protein produces the protein MTSPSLAISARNLTLTLGQSGTPVEILRGIDLDVRTGEIVALLGPSGSGKSSLMAVLSGLERASGGTLQVAGQNFATMGEDALALARRGQIGIVLQAFHLLPTMTALENVATPMELSGASDVRARARAELEAVGLGHRLDHYPQQLSGGEQQRVAIARAIASRPQLIFADEPTGNLDVATGHDIIDLLFSRREETGATLLVITHDPELAARCGRVVTIEDGRIASDTGG, from the coding sequence GTGACAAGTCCCTCTCTCGCCATTTCGGCACGAAATCTCACTCTCACCCTTGGCCAGTCCGGCACACCGGTGGAGATCCTTCGCGGGATCGACCTCGACGTGCGGACCGGCGAAATCGTGGCGCTGCTGGGCCCCTCGGGATCGGGCAAAAGCTCGCTGATGGCGGTTCTCTCCGGGCTCGAACGCGCCAGCGGCGGGACCCTGCAGGTCGCCGGGCAGAATTTCGCCACGATGGGGGAAGACGCGCTGGCTCTGGCGCGGCGGGGACAGATCGGGATCGTCCTTCAGGCCTTCCACCTTCTGCCCACGATGACCGCGCTGGAAAACGTCGCCACCCCGATGGAGCTTTCCGGGGCGAGCGATGTCAGGGCCCGCGCCAGGGCGGAGCTGGAGGCGGTCGGCCTGGGCCATCGCCTCGACCACTATCCGCAGCAGCTTTCCGGCGGCGAGCAGCAGCGCGTGGCGATTGCCCGCGCGATCGCGTCGCGCCCGCAACTGATCTTTGCCGACGAACCGACAGGCAACCTCGACGTGGCGACCGGGCATGACATTATCGACCTGCTCTTTTCCCGCCGCGAGGAAACCGGGGCCACCCTGCTGGTGATAACGCACGATCCCGAACTGGCCGCGCGATGCGGGCGGGTCGTGACGATCGAGGATGGCCGGATCGCGAGCGACACCGGTGGCTAG